One Orrella dioscoreae genomic window carries:
- the metE gene encoding 5-methyltetrahydropteroyltriglutamate--homocysteine S-methyltransferase: MTTIHNLGFPRIGVQRELKHAVEAYWAGKQDAAALENVGRELRARHWQVQASAGVAHVPVGDFAWYDQILEWTTTLGAVPARFGQPEGAPVSLDTLFRMGRGRAPTGTPAAACEMTKWFDTNYHYIVPELTPGQTFRIARESLFDQVREAQALGHDVKPVIPGPLTWLWLGKGDSFGAGAGDEGKLALLEALLPVYEDVLARLAKLGVAWVQVDEPVLVLDLPPAWKQAFQAVYARLAASPVKLLLATYFGGLRDNLQWAAALPVAGLHVDLVRAPDQLQPVLAALGKDKVLSAGVINGRNIWRADLDAAQALLAPAAAALGERLWVAPSCSLLHVPVDLAKESGLDAELRGWLSFATQKLDELSLLARALGGSPDPAAQRALAAQRDALAARRQSPRIHNPAVAARLAKIQAVSRDRAPFAERIAAQQAALSLPAYPTTTIGSFPQTAEIRGLRRDWKSGALGDAAYEEAIRAEIERVVRFQEKAGLDVLVHGEPERNDMVEYFGELLAGFAFTQNGWVQSYGSRCVKPPIIFGDVARPAPMTVGWSAYAQSLTSKPMKGMLTGPVTILQWSFVRDDQPRQETCRQLALALRDEVVDLEQAGIRVIQIDEPAFREGLPLRRDDWRAYLDWAVDCFRLSTAGVRDDTQIHTHMCYSEFNDIIASIAAMDADVITIETSRSNMELLEAFEDFSYPNDIGPGVYDIHSPNVPEVDWMVGLMKKAASRLPKERLWVNPDCGLKTRAWPETEAALASMVEAARQLRQAA, translated from the coding sequence ATGACGACCATTCATAATCTGGGCTTCCCCCGCATCGGCGTGCAGCGTGAGCTGAAGCATGCGGTGGAGGCCTATTGGGCAGGCAAGCAGGATGCTGCTGCGCTGGAAAACGTGGGCCGCGAATTGCGCGCCCGCCATTGGCAGGTGCAGGCCAGCGCCGGCGTGGCGCACGTGCCGGTGGGCGACTTCGCCTGGTACGACCAGATCCTGGAGTGGACGACCACGCTGGGCGCCGTGCCCGCCCGCTTCGGCCAGCCGGAGGGCGCGCCCGTGTCGCTGGACACCTTGTTCCGCATGGGCCGGGGCCGCGCGCCCACGGGCACCCCGGCAGCGGCTTGCGAGATGACCAAGTGGTTCGATACGAACTACCACTACATCGTCCCCGAACTGACGCCGGGCCAGACCTTCCGCATTGCCCGGGAAAGCCTGTTCGACCAGGTGCGCGAGGCGCAGGCCCTGGGCCATGACGTGAAGCCCGTCATTCCCGGGCCGCTGACCTGGCTGTGGCTGGGCAAGGGCGACAGCTTTGGCGCGGGCGCGGGCGACGAAGGCAAGTTGGCGCTGCTGGAGGCGCTGCTGCCTGTCTATGAAGACGTGCTGGCCCGCCTGGCCAAGCTGGGCGTGGCCTGGGTGCAGGTCGACGAGCCCGTCCTGGTGCTGGACCTGCCGCCGGCGTGGAAGCAGGCTTTCCAGGCGGTGTATGCCCGCCTGGCCGCCAGCCCGGTGAAGCTCCTGCTGGCGACGTATTTCGGCGGCCTGCGCGACAACCTGCAATGGGCGGCGGCGCTGCCGGTGGCGGGCCTGCACGTGGACCTGGTGCGCGCGCCGGACCAACTCCAGCCCGTGCTGGCTGCGCTGGGCAAGGACAAGGTCCTGTCGGCGGGCGTCATCAATGGCCGCAACATCTGGCGCGCCGACCTGGATGCGGCGCAAGCGCTGCTGGCGCCTGCCGCCGCAGCCCTGGGCGAGCGGCTGTGGGTCGCGCCCTCGTGCTCGCTGCTGCACGTGCCGGTGGACTTGGCCAAGGAAAGCGGCCTGGACGCCGAGCTGCGCGGCTGGCTTTCCTTTGCCACGCAGAAGCTGGACGAACTGAGCCTGCTGGCCCGCGCGCTGGGCGGATCGCCGGATCCCGCTGCCCAGCGGGCGCTGGCGGCGCAGCGCGATGCCCTGGCCGCGCGCCGCCAGTCGCCGCGCATCCACAATCCGGCCGTGGCGGCCCGGCTGGCAAAGATCCAGGCGGTTTCGCGTGACCGGGCACCCTTCGCCGAGCGTATCGCCGCCCAGCAGGCAGCGCTGTCGCTGCCGGCCTATCCCACCACCACCATCGGTTCCTTCCCGCAGACGGCCGAGATCCGCGGCCTGCGCCGTGACTGGAAGTCGGGCGCCCTGGGCGACGCGGCCTATGAGGAGGCCATCCGCGCCGAGATCGAGCGCGTGGTGCGCTTCCAGGAAAAGGCGGGCCTGGACGTGCTGGTGCACGGCGAACCCGAGCGCAACGACATGGTCGAGTATTTCGGCGAACTCCTGGCGGGCTTCGCCTTCACGCAGAACGGCTGGGTGCAGAGCTATGGTTCGCGTTGCGTGAAGCCGCCCATCATCTTCGGCGACGTGGCCCGCCCGGCGCCGATGACCGTGGGCTGGTCCGCCTATGCGCAGTCGCTGACCAGCAAGCCGATGAAGGGCATGCTGACGGGCCCGGTCACCATCCTGCAGTGGTCCTTCGTGCGGGACGACCAGCCGCGCCAGGAAACCTGCCGCCAGCTGGCGTTGGCGCTGCGCGACGAAGTGGTGGACCTGGAGCAGGCGGGCATCCGCGTCATCCAGATCGACGAGCCGGCCTTCCGCGAAGGCCTGCCGTTGCGCCGTGACGACTGGCGGGCGTATCTCGACTGGGCGGTGGATTGCTTCCGCCTGTCGACGGCGGGTGTGCGGGACGACACGCAGATCCACACCCATATGTGCTATTCCGAGTTCAACGACATCATCGCGTCGATCGCGGCGATGGATGCCGACGTGATCACCATCGAAACGTCGCGCTCGAACATGGAGCTGCTGGAAGCCTTCGAGGACTTCAGCTATCCGAACGACATCGGACCCGGGGTGTACGACATCCACTCGCCGAACGTGCCCGAGGTGGACTGGATGGTGGGGCTCATGAAGAAGGCCGCCTCGCGCCTGCCCAAGGAACGCCTGTGGGTGAATCCGGACTGCGGGCTGAAGACGCGCGCCTGGCCCGAGACCGAGGCCGCGCTGGCCAGCATGGTCGAGGCCGCGCGCCAACTGCGCCAGGCGGCCTGA
- a CDS encoding LysR family transcriptional regulator encodes MLEIRHLETLAAIRDGGSLLEAAERLHLTQSALSHQLRELESRLGTPLLNRRTRPARLTTAGLRVLALADEVLPRIRATERELQRLAAGRTGRLHLAIECHSCFQWLMPALDTFRGQWPEVSMDLSAAFSFAPLPALVRGDLDLVITSDPQPLEAVEYIPLFRYEVVLAVAQANPLAGSKFIDPAQLADQVLITYPVDKQRLDVFTQFLDPADVEPASIRRAELTPIIAQLVASNRGVAALPNWALTEYLDQGWMDVVHLGPQGVWCTLHAAVRTEDAQASYIQDFLNIAREGCFKTLAGIKSVRG; translated from the coding sequence ATGCTTGAAATTCGCCACCTGGAAACTCTGGCCGCCATCCGTGACGGCGGCAGCCTGCTCGAGGCCGCCGAGCGGCTGCACCTGACGCAATCGGCGCTGTCGCATCAATTGCGCGAACTGGAGTCACGCCTGGGCACGCCCTTGCTGAACCGCCGCACGCGTCCCGCGCGCCTGACCACCGCGGGCCTGCGCGTGCTGGCCCTGGCCGATGAGGTGCTGCCCCGCATCCGCGCCACGGAACGGGAACTGCAACGCCTGGCAGCCGGCCGCACGGGCAGGCTGCACCTGGCCATCGAATGCCACTCGTGCTTCCAGTGGCTGATGCCTGCGCTGGATACCTTCCGCGGCCAATGGCCCGAGGTCAGCATGGACCTCTCCGCCGCGTTCTCCTTCGCCCCCCTGCCCGCCCTGGTACGCGGCGATCTGGACCTCGTCATCACCTCCGACCCCCAGCCGCTGGAAGCCGTGGAGTACATCCCGCTTTTTCGCTATGAAGTAGTGCTGGCCGTGGCCCAGGCCAATCCGCTGGCGGGCAGCAAGTTCATTGATCCGGCGCAACTGGCCGACCAGGTGCTCATCACCTATCCGGTGGACAAGCAGCGCCTGGATGTCTTCACGCAGTTCCTGGACCCGGCGGACGTCGAGCCCGCCAGCATCCGCCGTGCGGAACTCACGCCCATCATTGCCCAACTGGTGGCCAGCAACCGCGGCGTTGCGGCGCTGCCCAATTGGGCGTTGACCGAGTATCTGGACCAAGGCTGGATGGACGTGGTGCACCTGGGTCCCCAAGGCGTCTGGTGCACGCTGCATGCCGCCGTGCGGACGGAAGATGCGCAGGCGTCCTATATCCAGGACTTCCTGAACATTGCCCGGGAGGGCTGCTTCAAGACCCTGGCGGGTATCAAGTCGGTGCGGGGATAG
- the recA gene encoding recombinase RecA, translated as MDDKQSKAAAAEKSKALAAALSQIEKQFGKGSIMLYGGNEVEHDIQVVSTGSLGLDIALGVGGLPRGRVVEIYGPESSGKTTLTLQVIAEMQKVGGTCAFVDAEHALDVQYASKLGVKLTELLISQPDTGEQALEITDALVRSGSVDLIVIDSVAALVPKAEIEGEMGDSLPGLQARLMSQALRKLTATIKRTNCMVIFINQIRMKIGVMFGNPETTTGGNALKFYSSVRLDIRRTGSIKRGEEVVGNETRVKVVKNKVAPPFKQAEFDIMYGAGISREGEIIDLGVQAGVVEKSGAWYSYNGDRIGQGKDNVREYLRERPALAFEIENKVRAQMGVAERAAGVVAATAGSEED; from the coding sequence ATGGACGACAAACAGAGCAAGGCCGCCGCGGCGGAAAAATCCAAGGCGCTGGCCGCTGCGCTGTCGCAGATCGAAAAGCAGTTCGGCAAGGGCTCGATCATGCTGTACGGCGGCAACGAGGTCGAGCACGACATTCAGGTCGTCTCCACCGGCTCGCTGGGCCTGGACATCGCCCTGGGCGTCGGCGGCCTGCCGCGCGGCCGCGTGGTCGAAATCTACGGCCCGGAATCGTCGGGCAAGACCACGTTGACCCTGCAGGTCATCGCGGAAATGCAGAAAGTGGGCGGCACCTGCGCCTTCGTCGACGCCGAGCACGCGCTCGACGTGCAGTACGCCTCCAAGCTGGGCGTGAAGCTCACCGAGCTGCTGATCTCGCAGCCGGACACGGGCGAACAGGCGCTGGAAATCACCGACGCGCTGGTGCGCTCGGGCTCGGTCGACCTGATCGTCATCGACTCGGTGGCGGCCCTGGTGCCCAAGGCTGAAATCGAAGGCGAAATGGGCGACTCGCTGCCCGGCTTGCAAGCCCGCCTCATGAGCCAGGCGCTGCGCAAGCTCACGGCCACCATCAAGCGCACGAACTGCATGGTCATCTTCATCAACCAGATCCGCATGAAGATCGGCGTCATGTTCGGCAACCCCGAAACCACCACCGGCGGCAACGCGCTGAAGTTCTACTCGTCCGTGCGCCTGGACATCCGCCGCACCGGTTCCATCAAGCGTGGCGAGGAAGTGGTCGGCAACGAAACGCGCGTGAAGGTCGTCAAGAACAAGGTGGCACCGCCTTTCAAGCAAGCCGAGTTCGACATCATGTACGGCGCGGGCATCTCGCGCGAAGGCGAGATCATCGACCTGGGCGTGCAAGCCGGCGTGGTCGAGAAGTCGGGCGCCTGGTACAGCTACAACGGCGACCGCATCGGCCAAGGCAAGGACAACGTGCGCGAATACCTGCGTGAGCGTCCGGCGCTGGCCTTCGAGATCGAGAACAAGGTCCGTGCCCAGATGGGCGTGGCCGAGCGTGCCGCCGGTGTCGTGGCGGCCACGGCCGGCTCCGAAGAGGACTGA
- the recX gene encoding recombination regulator RecX, whose translation MQGIADEQSEHSGSGENPSARGSARRGPSLKARAVDFLSRREHGRQELGRKLARHSDDPEEIESVLDSLAKEGWLSDTRYAQSIVQRRGERQGTARIVQELRRNGVDAQLVDTLRAELQSTEYERARQVWAKRYADKPATTPTEYARQARFLAARGFGAGIISKILKGSGLDDDAL comes from the coding sequence GTGCAGGGAATCGCGGACGAACAGTCCGAGCATTCCGGCAGTGGCGAAAATCCCTCGGCGCGTGGGTCCGCGCGCCGAGGGCCCTCCCTGAAGGCCCGGGCCGTCGATTTCCTGTCGCGCCGTGAGCATGGCCGCCAGGAACTGGGCCGCAAGCTGGCCCGCCACAGCGACGACCCCGAAGAAATCGAAAGCGTGCTCGACAGCCTGGCCAAGGAAGGCTGGCTGTCGGATACCCGTTATGCACAAAGCATCGTGCAGCGGCGCGGCGAGCGCCAGGGCACCGCGCGCATCGTGCAGGAGCTGCGCCGCAATGGCGTGGATGCCCAGTTGGTCGACACCTTGCGGGCGGAACTGCAATCCACGGAATATGAACGCGCCCGGCAGGTCTGGGCCAAGCGTTATGCCGACAAGCCCGCCACCACCCCCACGGAATACGCGCGGCAGGCGCGCTTCCTGGCCGCGCGCGGGTTTGGCGCGGGCATCATCAGCAAGATCCTGAAAGGCAGCGGTCTGGACGACGACGCGCTGTAG
- a CDS encoding response regulator transcription factor has product MRILIAEDDSILADGLSRSLRRNGYAVDSLHDGLATDSALAAQAFDLLILDLGLPHLPGLEVLRRLRARNSHLPVLILTAADSVEQRVKGLDLGADDYMAKPFSLSELEARVRALTRRGAGGGATVLRHGRLVFDQTGRVAQVDGHTLDLSAREVSLLEILLTRAGRMVSKNQIVDHLCEWGEEVSSNAIEVYIHRLRKKLEPSDVKIATVRGLGYCLERDAAIDRNNGGDLRGTDQPATAH; this is encoded by the coding sequence ATGCGCATACTCATCGCAGAAGACGACAGCATCCTGGCCGACGGCCTGTCCCGCTCGCTGCGCCGCAACGGCTATGCCGTCGACAGCCTGCACGACGGCCTGGCCACCGACTCCGCGCTGGCCGCGCAAGCCTTCGACCTCCTCATCCTGGACCTCGGCCTGCCGCACCTGCCCGGCCTGGAAGTGCTGCGCCGCCTGCGCGCGCGCAACTCGCACCTGCCCGTCCTGATCCTGACCGCCGCCGACAGCGTCGAGCAGCGCGTCAAGGGCCTGGACCTGGGCGCCGACGACTACATGGCCAAGCCTTTCTCGCTGTCCGAGCTGGAAGCCCGCGTGCGTGCCCTGACCCGCCGTGGCGCGGGCGGCGGCGCCACGGTGCTGCGCCATGGGCGCCTCGTCTTCGACCAGACCGGGCGCGTGGCCCAGGTCGACGGCCACACGCTCGACCTCTCGGCGCGCGAGGTCAGCCTGCTCGAAATCCTGCTCACCCGCGCCGGGCGCATGGTCAGCAAGAACCAGATCGTCGATCACCTCTGCGAATGGGGCGAGGAAGTCAGCTCCAACGCCATCGAGGTCTACATCCATCGCCTGCGCAAGAAGCTCGAGCCCAGCGACGTGAAGATCGCCACCGTGCGCGGGCTGGGCTACTGCCTGGAACGCGACGCCGCCATCGATCGCAACAACGGCGGAGACCTCCGTGGCACGGATCAGCCAGCAACCGCCCACTGA
- a CDS encoding DUF2889 domain-containing protein, which produces MPLSPSTASRQPLHTRCVRVEAFGRDDGLWDLEAQMTDVKSYDFPGRKGLHKAGDPVHDMHLRITIDADFNVLAAEAAYDAAPYGTGCSAIEPSYDGLVGLNLLRGFRQRVKERFSREAGCTHMTELAAVLPTVAVQTMANRRRTEPQPEDVRPFQLGGCHALRLDGPMVKEHYPRWYVEPTG; this is translated from the coding sequence ATGCCGCTTTCGCCCTCCACCGCCAGTCGCCAGCCGCTGCACACGCGTTGCGTGCGCGTCGAGGCATTTGGCCGTGACGATGGGCTCTGGGATCTGGAAGCCCAGATGACAGACGTGAAGTCGTACGACTTCCCCGGCAGGAAAGGCCTGCACAAGGCAGGCGATCCCGTGCACGACATGCACCTGCGGATCACCATCGACGCCGATTTCAACGTGCTTGCCGCCGAGGCCGCCTACGATGCGGCGCCCTATGGCACAGGCTGCTCCGCCATCGAACCCTCCTATGACGGCCTGGTCGGCCTGAACCTGCTGCGCGGCTTTCGCCAGCGGGTCAAGGAGCGCTTCAGCCGCGAGGCAGGCTGTACGCACATGACCGAACTTGCCGCCGTGCTGCCCACGGTGGCGGTGCAGACCATGGCGAATCGGCGCCGGACAGAACCCCAACCCGAGGACGTGCGTCCCTTCCAGCTGGGCGGCTGCCATGCCTTGCGCCTGGATGGGCCCATGGTCAAGGAACACTATCCCCGCTGGTACGTCGAGCCCACGGGCTAG
- a CDS encoding sensor histidine kinase translates to MLAPLFLLWPMSVAITYVVAQNIANVPYDRTLANTLRVLAAQVIVENGETRLDMTPAARRLLRTDEDDSVFWLVQDDRGQILGGDRELPLPALGTPSRPGEVLYRDDTLRDFGIRQAYIWMEPASPGARPVLLTVAETLEKREQLANDIIKGVIIPQFVVLPIAVLLVWFGLSRGIAPLNALQQRLRARRPDDLSPLDENAAPSEIAPLVGAVNDLLARLSATIQAQRRFVADAAHQLKTPLAGLRTQAELALRDATPEEMQFSLRQLVTGSEHATRLVNQLLLLANAENADALPMAEVDLSALAQEQAQHWVPQAMLAGIDLGFEGPDTRVPVLGNALLLAELLNNLIDNALRYTPAGGHVTVRIRDGRSQAVLEVDDTGPGIAPGERERVFDRFYRVLGTGVNGSGLGLAIVREIAQRHQAHVGIIDNPYLDAGATGTCVRLTLARLRPASAYLSGDGGLPDRDYP, encoded by the coding sequence ATGCTCGCCCCCCTCTTCCTGCTGTGGCCCATGAGCGTGGCGATCACCTACGTGGTGGCGCAGAACATCGCCAACGTGCCTTATGACCGCACGCTGGCCAACACCTTGCGCGTGCTGGCGGCGCAGGTCATCGTCGAAAACGGCGAGACACGCCTGGACATGACACCCGCGGCCCGGCGCCTGCTGCGCACCGACGAGGACGACAGCGTCTTCTGGCTGGTGCAGGACGACAGGGGACAGATACTGGGCGGCGACCGTGAACTGCCGCTGCCCGCCTTGGGCACGCCTTCGCGGCCCGGCGAGGTGCTGTACCGCGACGACACGCTGCGCGACTTCGGCATCCGCCAGGCCTACATCTGGATGGAACCCGCCTCGCCCGGGGCGCGGCCCGTGCTGCTGACCGTGGCCGAGACGCTGGAGAAGCGCGAACAGCTGGCCAACGACATCATCAAGGGCGTGATCATTCCGCAGTTCGTGGTCCTGCCGATCGCGGTGCTGCTGGTCTGGTTCGGCCTGTCGCGCGGCATCGCGCCGCTCAACGCGCTGCAGCAACGCCTGCGCGCGCGCCGTCCCGACGACCTGTCGCCCCTGGACGAAAACGCCGCCCCGTCGGAAATCGCGCCCCTGGTGGGCGCGGTCAATGACCTGCTGGCGCGCCTGTCGGCCACCATCCAGGCCCAGCGCCGCTTCGTCGCGGATGCCGCGCACCAGCTGAAGACCCCGCTGGCAGGCCTGCGCACGCAGGCCGAGCTGGCGCTGCGCGACGCCACGCCGGAGGAAATGCAGTTCAGCCTGCGGCAGCTCGTGACCGGCTCCGAACACGCCACGCGGCTGGTCAACCAGTTGCTGTTGCTGGCGAATGCCGAGAATGCCGACGCGCTGCCCATGGCGGAGGTCGACCTGAGCGCGCTGGCGCAGGAGCAGGCCCAGCACTGGGTGCCGCAGGCGATGCTGGCGGGCATCGACCTCGGCTTCGAAGGCCCCGACACGCGCGTGCCGGTCCTGGGCAACGCGCTGCTGCTGGCCGAATTGCTGAACAACCTGATCGACAACGCCTTGCGCTATACCCCGGCAGGCGGCCACGTCACGGTGCGCATCCGCGACGGCCGCAGCCAGGCCGTGCTGGAAGTGGATGACACCGGACCGGGCATCGCCCCCGGCGAGCGGGAACGCGTATTCGACCGCTTCTATCGCGTCCTGGGCACCGGTGTGAACGGCAGCGGCCTGGGCCTGGCCATCGTGCGCGAAATCGCCCAGCGCCACCAGGCCCACGTCGGCATCATCGACAACCCCTACCTGGACGCCGGCGCGACCGGCACCTGCGTGCGCCTGACGCTGGCACGCTTGCGGCCAGCCTCCGCCTATCTGTCCGGTGACGGCGGCCTCCCGGATCGGGACTATCCCTGA